A section of the Mangifera indica cultivar Alphonso chromosome 12, CATAS_Mindica_2.1, whole genome shotgun sequence genome encodes:
- the LOC123193301 gene encoding glyoxysomal processing protease, glyoxysomal-like isoform X4, translating to MNNNVYMKYKQSYATVDIPVSSLALQSLIEASSGSPGHGWNIGWSLASYDNGSQPLMDAIRTQVEYDSKPLVESGRHMPLVESSDQSLMGKSTTRIAILGVSSYLKVYFSDLPNITILPSIKRGDFLLAVGSPFGILSPMHFFNSISMGSVANCYPPGSSTHSFLMADIRCLPGTEGGPVFGERAKLVGILIRPLRQKNSGAEIQLVIPWEAIATACSDLLLKEPQNAEKEFHINKGKLNSVGNSLLYSSHDSSGLYYEHSDSCHLSPLPVQKAVASVCLITTDDGVWASGVLLNDQGLILTNAHLLEPWRFRKTTLSGEKNGNQSRGFIFASKELATRAPKFVDSSVNESRSYKLSSFHKDHRNIRVRLDHIESWIWCDAKVVYICRGTLDVALLQLEYVPDQVCPIFADFAHPSIGSTAYVIGHGLFGPRCGLTSSVCCGVVANVVKVKSPPYCQSILQGDSGCPVMIETTAAVHPGGSGGAVVNLDGHMIGLVTSNARRSGGTVIPHLNFSIPCAVLAPIFAFSRDMQDLSLLKELDQPNEHLASVWALMPPLSPKPGPTLPNLPESQFEANKDGKGTRFARFIAESQEVLKGLSRIDKVEKISGEIIRSKL from the exons ATGAACAACAATGTTTACATGAAATATAAGCAATCTTATGCTACC GTTGACATTCCTGTATCTTCCCTTGCTCTTCAATCACTTATAGAAGCTTCTTCAGGCTCACCAGGGCATGGATGGAATATTGGTTGGTCCCTGGCCTCATATGATAATGGTTCTCAGCCCTTGATGGATGCTATTCGGACTCAG GTAGAGTATGATAGCAAACCGTTAGTTGAGAGTGGCAGGCATATGCCACTTGTGGAATCAAGTGATCAAAGTCTTATGGGCAAGTCCACTACAAGAATTGCTATCCTTGGAGTTTCCTCATATTTGAAGGTATATTTTTCT GATCTACCAAACATTACCATATTGCCCTCAATTAAAAGGGGTGATTTCCTTCTGGCTGTGGGCTCTCCTTTTGGTATCCTCTCACCTATGCATTTCTTTAATAG TATATCTATGGGATCTGTTGCCAACTGCTATCCTCCTGGATCATCCACCCACTCATTTCTGATGGCAGACATTCGGTGTCTTCCTG GAACAGAAGGTGGTCCAGTTTTTGGTGAACGTGCAAAGTTGGTTGGTATCTTGATCAGGCCATTGAGACAAAAGAACAGTGGTGCTGAAATTCAG CTGGTGATTCCGTGGGAAGCCATTGCAACTGCTTGCAGTGACTTGCTGCTGAAGGAGCCCCAAAATGCAGAAAAAGAGTTCCATATTaacaaaggaaaattaaattctGTAGGGAACTCATTATTGTATAGCAGCCATGACTCCAGTGGGTTGTACTATGAGCATAGTGATTCTTGTCACCTGTCTCCACTACCAGTTCAGAAGGCAGTGGCATCTGTTTGTCTTATTACAACTGATGATGGTGTTTGGGCATCTGGTGTTCTTCTCAATGATCAAGGCCTGATACTCACAAATGCTCACTTGTTAGAACCATGGAGATTTAGGAAAACAACTTTAAGTGGTGAGAAAAATGGAAATCAATCGAGGGGATTTATCTTTGCATCTAAAGAGCTTGCAACAAGGGCACCAAAGTTTGTGGATTCTTCTGTTAATGAAAGTAGATCATATAAGTTGAGTTCGTTTCACAAAGACCATAGAAACATACGTGTCCGCCTAGACCATATAGAGTCTTGGATTTGGTGTGATGCTAAAGTAGTATATATTTGTAGGGGAACTTTGGATGTTGCACTATTGCAGCTTGAATATGTTCCAGATCAGGTTTGCCCTATATTTGCAGATTTTGCACATCCGTCTATAGGATCGACTGCATATGTCATTGGACATGGACTTTTTGGACCAAGATGTG GCCTTACCTCTTCTGTTTGTTGTGGGGTGGTAGCAAATGTTGTCAAAGTAAAGTCACCACCTTATTGTCAATCCATTCTTCAAGGGGATTCAGGTTGTCCAGTAATGATTGAAACAACTGCTGCTGTTCATCCAGGTGGTAGTGGTGGTGCAGTTGTCAATTTGGATGGTCATATGATTGGACTTGTTACAAG TAATGCAAGGCGTAGTGGAGGGACAGTTATACCACATCTGAACTTCAGCATTCCATGTGCAGTTTTGGCTCCTATCTTTGCGTTTTCAAGGG ATATGCAGGATCTTTCACTTCTTAAGGAACTTGATCAGCCAAATGAACACCTTGCTTCGGTGTGGGCACTGATGCCGCCATTATCTCCGAAGCCAGGCCCTACTTTACCTAATCTGCCAGAGTCACAATTTGAAGCCAACAAAGATGGGAAAGGAACCCGTTTTGCTAGATTCATTGCTGAAAGTCAAGAGGTTCTAAAAGGGTTGTCTCGCATCGACAAGGTGGAAAAGATATCTGGTGAGATTATTCGTAGTAAGTTATGA
- the LOC123192647 gene encoding NAC domain-containing protein 73-like isoform X1, producing the protein MEETRGKIASSDGHSKESREIMTWCNESEDEERSAVQITTTPEENSASFIAVQSDGAHTITCPACGYTIQYQDQAGIHDLPGLPAGVKFDPTDNEILEHLEAKVSSDTCKIHPLIDEFIPTIGGENGICYTHPERLPGLSKDGQIRHFFHRPSKAYTTGTRKRRKIHTDEDGNCETRWHKTGKTRAVFAGGTVKGFKKILVLYTNYGRQRKPEKTNWVMHQYHLGNNEEEKDGELVVSKVFYQTQPRQCGSSIKDSSVDTKVKERSGHISLPRSSNLIEYYHSPAYISYEHQGSCHNRESPPQLIPNLVVQGDGSSFVRLAADTSKGNPERK; encoded by the exons A TGGAGGAAACAAGAGGAAAAATAGCTTCTTCTGATGGGCATAGTAAGGAGTCAAGAGAAATCATGACATGGTGCAATGAGTCTGAAGATGAAGAAAGATCAGCTGTTCAGATTACTACTACACCTGAAGAAAACAGTGCCAGTTTTATTGCCGTACAATCCGATGGAGCTCATACCATAACTTGCCCTGCTTGTGGGTATACAATTCAATATCAAGATCAg GCGGGAATTCATGATTTGCCGGGGCTACCAGCAGGGGTGAAATTTGATCCAACTGATAATGAGATTTTGGAACATTTAGAGGCCAAAGTTTCGTCTGATACCTGCAAAATTCATCCTCTTATTGACGAATTTATTCCAACGATAGGGGGAGAGAATGGAATTTGTTATACACATCCAGAGAGGCTACCGG GGTTAAGCAAAGATGGCCAAATCCGTCACTTCTTTCATCGACCATCAAAGGCATACACAACTGGAACTAGAAAACGAAGGAAGATACACACCGATGAAGATGGGAACTGCGAGACAAGATGGCACAAAACAGGCAAAACTAGGGCAGTTTTTGCTGGTGGAACAGTAAAAggatttaaaaagattttagtCCTCTACACCAACTATGGGAGGCAAAGAAAGCCTGAAAAGACAAACTGGGTGATGCACCAATACCATCTGGGGAacaatgaagaagagaaagatgGAGAGTTAGTGGTTTCAAAAGTTTTCTACCAAACTCAACCTAGACAATGTGGTTCAAGCATTAAAGATTCATCAGTTGACACAAAAGTAAAAGAGCGAAGTGGGCATATTTCTTTACCAAGGAGTTCAAATCTCATTGAATATTACCACTCACCAGCTTATATTTCATATGAGCATCAAGGAAGCTGCCACAACAGAGAAAGCCCACCTCAGCTAATTCCCAACTTGGTGGTTCAAGGTGATGGGTCTTCATTTGTTCGATTAGCCGCAGACACAAGCAAAGGAAACCCCGAAAGGAAATAG
- the LOC123193301 gene encoding glyoxysomal processing protease, glyoxysomal-like isoform X1, whose protein sequence is MGFSETADFSRNFGVLVRVRGPDPKGVKMRRHAFHQYNSGKTTLSASGMLLPNNIYDADVAERNWGVNGLVVTVASVIEPFLSMQHREKNVFQGRPEFISGAEVDVMLEGMPWLDIECEGLDKRVPGWVSAQVIMLVDIPVSSLALQSLIEASSGSPGHGWNIGWSLASYDNGSQPLMDAIRTQVEYDSKPLVESGRHMPLVESSDQSLMGKSTTRIAILGVSSYLKVYFSDLPNITILPSIKRGDFLLAVGSPFGILSPMHFFNSISMGSVANCYPPGSSTHSFLMADIRCLPGTEGGPVFGERAKLVGILIRPLRQKNSGAEIQLVIPWEAIATACSDLLLKEPQNAEKEFHINKGKLNSVGNSLLYSSHDSSGLYYEHSDSCHLSPLPVQKAVASVCLITTDDGVWASGVLLNDQGLILTNAHLLEPWRFRKTTLSGEKNGNQSRGFIFASKELATRAPKFVDSSVNESRSYKLSSFHKDHRNIRVRLDHIESWIWCDAKVVYICRGTLDVALLQLEYVPDQVCPIFADFAHPSIGSTAYVIGHGLFGPRCGLTSSVCCGVVANVVKVKSPPYCQSILQGDSGCPVMIETTAAVHPGGSGGAVVNLDGHMIGLVTSNARRSGGTVIPHLNFSIPCAVLAPIFAFSRDMQDLSLLKELDQPNEHLASVWALMPPLSPKPGPTLPNLPESQFEANKDGKGTRFARFIAESQEVLKGLSRIDKVEKISGEIIRSKL, encoded by the exons ATGGGTTTTTCAGAAACAGCTGATTTTTCGCGGAACTTCGGTGTCTTAGTCAGAGTTCGAGGCCCT GACCCAAAAGGTGTAAAGATGCGAAGACATGCTTTTCATCAATACAA TTCCGGCAAAACCACACTTTCAGCTTCTGGGATGTTACTGCCCAATAACATCTACGATGCTGACGTGGCTGAACGTAATTGGGGAGTCAATGGATTGGTTGTGACTGTTGCTTCCGTTATTGAGCCATTTTTGTCTATGCAACACAGAGAGAAGAATGTTTTTCAG GGCCGGCCAGAGTTCATTTCGGGTGCTGAGGTTGATGTGATGTTGGAG GGCATGCCGTGGTTGGACATAGAATGTGAGGGTCTGGATAAAAGAGTCCCTGGATGGGTTAGCGCGCAAGTTATAATGTTG GTTGACATTCCTGTATCTTCCCTTGCTCTTCAATCACTTATAGAAGCTTCTTCAGGCTCACCAGGGCATGGATGGAATATTGGTTGGTCCCTGGCCTCATATGATAATGGTTCTCAGCCCTTGATGGATGCTATTCGGACTCAG GTAGAGTATGATAGCAAACCGTTAGTTGAGAGTGGCAGGCATATGCCACTTGTGGAATCAAGTGATCAAAGTCTTATGGGCAAGTCCACTACAAGAATTGCTATCCTTGGAGTTTCCTCATATTTGAAGGTATATTTTTCT GATCTACCAAACATTACCATATTGCCCTCAATTAAAAGGGGTGATTTCCTTCTGGCTGTGGGCTCTCCTTTTGGTATCCTCTCACCTATGCATTTCTTTAATAG TATATCTATGGGATCTGTTGCCAACTGCTATCCTCCTGGATCATCCACCCACTCATTTCTGATGGCAGACATTCGGTGTCTTCCTG GAACAGAAGGTGGTCCAGTTTTTGGTGAACGTGCAAAGTTGGTTGGTATCTTGATCAGGCCATTGAGACAAAAGAACAGTGGTGCTGAAATTCAG CTGGTGATTCCGTGGGAAGCCATTGCAACTGCTTGCAGTGACTTGCTGCTGAAGGAGCCCCAAAATGCAGAAAAAGAGTTCCATATTaacaaaggaaaattaaattctGTAGGGAACTCATTATTGTATAGCAGCCATGACTCCAGTGGGTTGTACTATGAGCATAGTGATTCTTGTCACCTGTCTCCACTACCAGTTCAGAAGGCAGTGGCATCTGTTTGTCTTATTACAACTGATGATGGTGTTTGGGCATCTGGTGTTCTTCTCAATGATCAAGGCCTGATACTCACAAATGCTCACTTGTTAGAACCATGGAGATTTAGGAAAACAACTTTAAGTGGTGAGAAAAATGGAAATCAATCGAGGGGATTTATCTTTGCATCTAAAGAGCTTGCAACAAGGGCACCAAAGTTTGTGGATTCTTCTGTTAATGAAAGTAGATCATATAAGTTGAGTTCGTTTCACAAAGACCATAGAAACATACGTGTCCGCCTAGACCATATAGAGTCTTGGATTTGGTGTGATGCTAAAGTAGTATATATTTGTAGGGGAACTTTGGATGTTGCACTATTGCAGCTTGAATATGTTCCAGATCAGGTTTGCCCTATATTTGCAGATTTTGCACATCCGTCTATAGGATCGACTGCATATGTCATTGGACATGGACTTTTTGGACCAAGATGTG GCCTTACCTCTTCTGTTTGTTGTGGGGTGGTAGCAAATGTTGTCAAAGTAAAGTCACCACCTTATTGTCAATCCATTCTTCAAGGGGATTCAGGTTGTCCAGTAATGATTGAAACAACTGCTGCTGTTCATCCAGGTGGTAGTGGTGGTGCAGTTGTCAATTTGGATGGTCATATGATTGGACTTGTTACAAG TAATGCAAGGCGTAGTGGAGGGACAGTTATACCACATCTGAACTTCAGCATTCCATGTGCAGTTTTGGCTCCTATCTTTGCGTTTTCAAGGG ATATGCAGGATCTTTCACTTCTTAAGGAACTTGATCAGCCAAATGAACACCTTGCTTCGGTGTGGGCACTGATGCCGCCATTATCTCCGAAGCCAGGCCCTACTTTACCTAATCTGCCAGAGTCACAATTTGAAGCCAACAAAGATGGGAAAGGAACCCGTTTTGCTAGATTCATTGCTGAAAGTCAAGAGGTTCTAAAAGGGTTGTCTCGCATCGACAAGGTGGAAAAGATATCTGGTGAGATTATTCGTAGTAAGTTATGA
- the LOC123193301 gene encoding glyoxysomal processing protease, glyoxysomal-like isoform X2 — protein sequence MGFSETADFSRNFGVLVRVRGPDPKGVKMRRHAFHQYNSGKTTLSASGMLLPNNIYDADVAERNWGVNGLVVTVASVIEPFLSMQHREKNVFQGRPEFISGAEVDVMLEGMPWLDIECEGLDKRVPGWVSAQVIMLVDIPVSSLALQSLIEASSGSPGHGWNIGWSLASYDNGSQPLMDAIRTQVEYDSKPLVESGRHMPLVESSDQSLMGKSTTRIAILGVSSYLKVYFSDLPNITILPSIKRGDFLLAVGSPFGILSPMHFFNSISMGSVANCYPPGSSTHSFLMADIRCLPEGGPVFGERAKLVGILIRPLRQKNSGAEIQLVIPWEAIATACSDLLLKEPQNAEKEFHINKGKLNSVGNSLLYSSHDSSGLYYEHSDSCHLSPLPVQKAVASVCLITTDDGVWASGVLLNDQGLILTNAHLLEPWRFRKTTLSGEKNGNQSRGFIFASKELATRAPKFVDSSVNESRSYKLSSFHKDHRNIRVRLDHIESWIWCDAKVVYICRGTLDVALLQLEYVPDQVCPIFADFAHPSIGSTAYVIGHGLFGPRCGLTSSVCCGVVANVVKVKSPPYCQSILQGDSGCPVMIETTAAVHPGGSGGAVVNLDGHMIGLVTSNARRSGGTVIPHLNFSIPCAVLAPIFAFSRDMQDLSLLKELDQPNEHLASVWALMPPLSPKPGPTLPNLPESQFEANKDGKGTRFARFIAESQEVLKGLSRIDKVEKISGEIIRSKL from the exons ATGGGTTTTTCAGAAACAGCTGATTTTTCGCGGAACTTCGGTGTCTTAGTCAGAGTTCGAGGCCCT GACCCAAAAGGTGTAAAGATGCGAAGACATGCTTTTCATCAATACAA TTCCGGCAAAACCACACTTTCAGCTTCTGGGATGTTACTGCCCAATAACATCTACGATGCTGACGTGGCTGAACGTAATTGGGGAGTCAATGGATTGGTTGTGACTGTTGCTTCCGTTATTGAGCCATTTTTGTCTATGCAACACAGAGAGAAGAATGTTTTTCAG GGCCGGCCAGAGTTCATTTCGGGTGCTGAGGTTGATGTGATGTTGGAG GGCATGCCGTGGTTGGACATAGAATGTGAGGGTCTGGATAAAAGAGTCCCTGGATGGGTTAGCGCGCAAGTTATAATGTTG GTTGACATTCCTGTATCTTCCCTTGCTCTTCAATCACTTATAGAAGCTTCTTCAGGCTCACCAGGGCATGGATGGAATATTGGTTGGTCCCTGGCCTCATATGATAATGGTTCTCAGCCCTTGATGGATGCTATTCGGACTCAG GTAGAGTATGATAGCAAACCGTTAGTTGAGAGTGGCAGGCATATGCCACTTGTGGAATCAAGTGATCAAAGTCTTATGGGCAAGTCCACTACAAGAATTGCTATCCTTGGAGTTTCCTCATATTTGAAGGTATATTTTTCT GATCTACCAAACATTACCATATTGCCCTCAATTAAAAGGGGTGATTTCCTTCTGGCTGTGGGCTCTCCTTTTGGTATCCTCTCACCTATGCATTTCTTTAATAG TATATCTATGGGATCTGTTGCCAACTGCTATCCTCCTGGATCATCCACCCACTCATTTCTGATGGCAGACATTCGGTGTCTTCCTG AAGGTGGTCCAGTTTTTGGTGAACGTGCAAAGTTGGTTGGTATCTTGATCAGGCCATTGAGACAAAAGAACAGTGGTGCTGAAATTCAG CTGGTGATTCCGTGGGAAGCCATTGCAACTGCTTGCAGTGACTTGCTGCTGAAGGAGCCCCAAAATGCAGAAAAAGAGTTCCATATTaacaaaggaaaattaaattctGTAGGGAACTCATTATTGTATAGCAGCCATGACTCCAGTGGGTTGTACTATGAGCATAGTGATTCTTGTCACCTGTCTCCACTACCAGTTCAGAAGGCAGTGGCATCTGTTTGTCTTATTACAACTGATGATGGTGTTTGGGCATCTGGTGTTCTTCTCAATGATCAAGGCCTGATACTCACAAATGCTCACTTGTTAGAACCATGGAGATTTAGGAAAACAACTTTAAGTGGTGAGAAAAATGGAAATCAATCGAGGGGATTTATCTTTGCATCTAAAGAGCTTGCAACAAGGGCACCAAAGTTTGTGGATTCTTCTGTTAATGAAAGTAGATCATATAAGTTGAGTTCGTTTCACAAAGACCATAGAAACATACGTGTCCGCCTAGACCATATAGAGTCTTGGATTTGGTGTGATGCTAAAGTAGTATATATTTGTAGGGGAACTTTGGATGTTGCACTATTGCAGCTTGAATATGTTCCAGATCAGGTTTGCCCTATATTTGCAGATTTTGCACATCCGTCTATAGGATCGACTGCATATGTCATTGGACATGGACTTTTTGGACCAAGATGTG GCCTTACCTCTTCTGTTTGTTGTGGGGTGGTAGCAAATGTTGTCAAAGTAAAGTCACCACCTTATTGTCAATCCATTCTTCAAGGGGATTCAGGTTGTCCAGTAATGATTGAAACAACTGCTGCTGTTCATCCAGGTGGTAGTGGTGGTGCAGTTGTCAATTTGGATGGTCATATGATTGGACTTGTTACAAG TAATGCAAGGCGTAGTGGAGGGACAGTTATACCACATCTGAACTTCAGCATTCCATGTGCAGTTTTGGCTCCTATCTTTGCGTTTTCAAGGG ATATGCAGGATCTTTCACTTCTTAAGGAACTTGATCAGCCAAATGAACACCTTGCTTCGGTGTGGGCACTGATGCCGCCATTATCTCCGAAGCCAGGCCCTACTTTACCTAATCTGCCAGAGTCACAATTTGAAGCCAACAAAGATGGGAAAGGAACCCGTTTTGCTAGATTCATTGCTGAAAGTCAAGAGGTTCTAAAAGGGTTGTCTCGCATCGACAAGGTGGAAAAGATATCTGGTGAGATTATTCGTAGTAAGTTATGA
- the LOC123192647 gene encoding NAC domain-containing protein 73-like isoform X2 encodes MTWCNESEDEERSAVQITTTPEENSASFIAVQSDGAHTITCPACGYTIQYQDQAGIHDLPGLPAGVKFDPTDNEILEHLEAKVSSDTCKIHPLIDEFIPTIGGENGICYTHPERLPGLSKDGQIRHFFHRPSKAYTTGTRKRRKIHTDEDGNCETRWHKTGKTRAVFAGGTVKGFKKILVLYTNYGRQRKPEKTNWVMHQYHLGNNEEEKDGELVVSKVFYQTQPRQCGSSIKDSSVDTKVKERSGHISLPRSSNLIEYYHSPAYISYEHQGSCHNRESPPQLIPNLVVQGDGSSFVRLAADTSKGNPERK; translated from the exons ATGACATGGTGCAATGAGTCTGAAGATGAAGAAAGATCAGCTGTTCAGATTACTACTACACCTGAAGAAAACAGTGCCAGTTTTATTGCCGTACAATCCGATGGAGCTCATACCATAACTTGCCCTGCTTGTGGGTATACAATTCAATATCAAGATCAg GCGGGAATTCATGATTTGCCGGGGCTACCAGCAGGGGTGAAATTTGATCCAACTGATAATGAGATTTTGGAACATTTAGAGGCCAAAGTTTCGTCTGATACCTGCAAAATTCATCCTCTTATTGACGAATTTATTCCAACGATAGGGGGAGAGAATGGAATTTGTTATACACATCCAGAGAGGCTACCGG GGTTAAGCAAAGATGGCCAAATCCGTCACTTCTTTCATCGACCATCAAAGGCATACACAACTGGAACTAGAAAACGAAGGAAGATACACACCGATGAAGATGGGAACTGCGAGACAAGATGGCACAAAACAGGCAAAACTAGGGCAGTTTTTGCTGGTGGAACAGTAAAAggatttaaaaagattttagtCCTCTACACCAACTATGGGAGGCAAAGAAAGCCTGAAAAGACAAACTGGGTGATGCACCAATACCATCTGGGGAacaatgaagaagagaaagatgGAGAGTTAGTGGTTTCAAAAGTTTTCTACCAAACTCAACCTAGACAATGTGGTTCAAGCATTAAAGATTCATCAGTTGACACAAAAGTAAAAGAGCGAAGTGGGCATATTTCTTTACCAAGGAGTTCAAATCTCATTGAATATTACCACTCACCAGCTTATATTTCATATGAGCATCAAGGAAGCTGCCACAACAGAGAAAGCCCACCTCAGCTAATTCCCAACTTGGTGGTTCAAGGTGATGGGTCTTCATTTGTTCGATTAGCCGCAGACACAAGCAAAGGAAACCCCGAAAGGAAATAG
- the LOC123193301 gene encoding glyoxysomal processing protease, glyoxysomal-like isoform X3: MGFSETADFSRNFGVLVRVRGPDPKGVKMRRHAFHQYNSGKTTLSASGMLLPNNIYDADVAERNWGVNGLVVTVASVIEPFLSMQHREKNVFQGRPEFISGAEVDVMLEGMPWLDIECEGLDKRVPGWVSAQVIMLVDIPVSSLALQSLIEASSGSPGHGWNIGWSLASYDNGSQPLMDAIRTQVEYDSKPLVESGRHMPLVESSDQSLMGKSTTRIAILGVSSYLKDLPNITILPSIKRGDFLLAVGSPFGILSPMHFFNSISMGSVANCYPPGSSTHSFLMADIRCLPGTEGGPVFGERAKLVGILIRPLRQKNSGAEIQLVIPWEAIATACSDLLLKEPQNAEKEFHINKGKLNSVGNSLLYSSHDSSGLYYEHSDSCHLSPLPVQKAVASVCLITTDDGVWASGVLLNDQGLILTNAHLLEPWRFRKTTLSGEKNGNQSRGFIFASKELATRAPKFVDSSVNESRSYKLSSFHKDHRNIRVRLDHIESWIWCDAKVVYICRGTLDVALLQLEYVPDQVCPIFADFAHPSIGSTAYVIGHGLFGPRCGLTSSVCCGVVANVVKVKSPPYCQSILQGDSGCPVMIETTAAVHPGGSGGAVVNLDGHMIGLVTSNARRSGGTVIPHLNFSIPCAVLAPIFAFSRDMQDLSLLKELDQPNEHLASVWALMPPLSPKPGPTLPNLPESQFEANKDGKGTRFARFIAESQEVLKGLSRIDKVEKISGEIIRSKL; this comes from the exons ATGGGTTTTTCAGAAACAGCTGATTTTTCGCGGAACTTCGGTGTCTTAGTCAGAGTTCGAGGCCCT GACCCAAAAGGTGTAAAGATGCGAAGACATGCTTTTCATCAATACAA TTCCGGCAAAACCACACTTTCAGCTTCTGGGATGTTACTGCCCAATAACATCTACGATGCTGACGTGGCTGAACGTAATTGGGGAGTCAATGGATTGGTTGTGACTGTTGCTTCCGTTATTGAGCCATTTTTGTCTATGCAACACAGAGAGAAGAATGTTTTTCAG GGCCGGCCAGAGTTCATTTCGGGTGCTGAGGTTGATGTGATGTTGGAG GGCATGCCGTGGTTGGACATAGAATGTGAGGGTCTGGATAAAAGAGTCCCTGGATGGGTTAGCGCGCAAGTTATAATGTTG GTTGACATTCCTGTATCTTCCCTTGCTCTTCAATCACTTATAGAAGCTTCTTCAGGCTCACCAGGGCATGGATGGAATATTGGTTGGTCCCTGGCCTCATATGATAATGGTTCTCAGCCCTTGATGGATGCTATTCGGACTCAG GTAGAGTATGATAGCAAACCGTTAGTTGAGAGTGGCAGGCATATGCCACTTGTGGAATCAAGTGATCAAAGTCTTATGGGCAAGTCCACTACAAGAATTGCTATCCTTGGAGTTTCCTCATATTTGAAG GATCTACCAAACATTACCATATTGCCCTCAATTAAAAGGGGTGATTTCCTTCTGGCTGTGGGCTCTCCTTTTGGTATCCTCTCACCTATGCATTTCTTTAATAG TATATCTATGGGATCTGTTGCCAACTGCTATCCTCCTGGATCATCCACCCACTCATTTCTGATGGCAGACATTCGGTGTCTTCCTG GAACAGAAGGTGGTCCAGTTTTTGGTGAACGTGCAAAGTTGGTTGGTATCTTGATCAGGCCATTGAGACAAAAGAACAGTGGTGCTGAAATTCAG CTGGTGATTCCGTGGGAAGCCATTGCAACTGCTTGCAGTGACTTGCTGCTGAAGGAGCCCCAAAATGCAGAAAAAGAGTTCCATATTaacaaaggaaaattaaattctGTAGGGAACTCATTATTGTATAGCAGCCATGACTCCAGTGGGTTGTACTATGAGCATAGTGATTCTTGTCACCTGTCTCCACTACCAGTTCAGAAGGCAGTGGCATCTGTTTGTCTTATTACAACTGATGATGGTGTTTGGGCATCTGGTGTTCTTCTCAATGATCAAGGCCTGATACTCACAAATGCTCACTTGTTAGAACCATGGAGATTTAGGAAAACAACTTTAAGTGGTGAGAAAAATGGAAATCAATCGAGGGGATTTATCTTTGCATCTAAAGAGCTTGCAACAAGGGCACCAAAGTTTGTGGATTCTTCTGTTAATGAAAGTAGATCATATAAGTTGAGTTCGTTTCACAAAGACCATAGAAACATACGTGTCCGCCTAGACCATATAGAGTCTTGGATTTGGTGTGATGCTAAAGTAGTATATATTTGTAGGGGAACTTTGGATGTTGCACTATTGCAGCTTGAATATGTTCCAGATCAGGTTTGCCCTATATTTGCAGATTTTGCACATCCGTCTATAGGATCGACTGCATATGTCATTGGACATGGACTTTTTGGACCAAGATGTG GCCTTACCTCTTCTGTTTGTTGTGGGGTGGTAGCAAATGTTGTCAAAGTAAAGTCACCACCTTATTGTCAATCCATTCTTCAAGGGGATTCAGGTTGTCCAGTAATGATTGAAACAACTGCTGCTGTTCATCCAGGTGGTAGTGGTGGTGCAGTTGTCAATTTGGATGGTCATATGATTGGACTTGTTACAAG TAATGCAAGGCGTAGTGGAGGGACAGTTATACCACATCTGAACTTCAGCATTCCATGTGCAGTTTTGGCTCCTATCTTTGCGTTTTCAAGGG ATATGCAGGATCTTTCACTTCTTAAGGAACTTGATCAGCCAAATGAACACCTTGCTTCGGTGTGGGCACTGATGCCGCCATTATCTCCGAAGCCAGGCCCTACTTTACCTAATCTGCCAGAGTCACAATTTGAAGCCAACAAAGATGGGAAAGGAACCCGTTTTGCTAGATTCATTGCTGAAAGTCAAGAGGTTCTAAAAGGGTTGTCTCGCATCGACAAGGTGGAAAAGATATCTGGTGAGATTATTCGTAGTAAGTTATGA